The genomic window GGAGTCGATGCCGGCGCTGCCGCTCGCCGCGGTCCGCGAGCTCGTCGCCTGGACCGACGACGTCCACGGCATCGTGCCCACCTCGGCGACGATGGTGATCCTCTCCGACGCCTGGTTGGCGGAGTAACCCCCGGCGGTGGGGCGTCACCCGGTGGTCCGGCGGCTGGTGGAGCTGCTCGCGGTCCTGTTGCTGTCGAGCTTCGCCACCTTCATGCTCACGTCGCTGACCCCGGGTGACCCCACCGTCGCCATCCTCGGCAAGGACCGGCCGCAGGAGCAGTACGACGAGCTCCGCCACGAGCTCGGGCTCGACCGGCCGGTCCTCGAGGGCTACGCCAACTGGCTGGGCGATGCCGTGCACGGCGACCTGGGCACCTCGCTCGGGCCCGGCCGGCCGGAGGTCGTCGACCGGGTGCTGGCCGGGCTGCCGGTGAGCCTGCAGCTGGCGGCCATGGCGCTGGCCCTGGCCCTGCTGGTGGCCGTGCCGCTGGCGCTGTGGTCGGCGGCACACCCGGCCGGGCGGGTCGACCGGGCGGCGACGGCGGCGAGCTACGCGTCGATCTCCACCCCGCCGTTCCTCGCGGCCCTGGTGCTGGTGCTGCTGTTCGTGCAGACGTGGGAGCTGTTCCCCCGGCTGGAGTGGGTGCGGATCACGTCCGACGAGGGGATCGTGGAGAACCTGCGCCACGCCGCGCTGCCCACCGTCGCCGTGGCGATGACGATCTTCCCCGGGTTCTTCCGGGTGCTCCGCAGCGACCTGCTCGACACCCTGTCGCAGGACTTCATCGCCGCCGCCCGGGCCCGAGGCCGCTCGCCGTGGCGGGTGCTGCTGGGCGACGCGCTGCGGCCGTCGGCCTTCTCGATCATCACGCTGGTCGGTGTGCAGATGGGCCAGCTCGTGGGGGCGGCCGTGGTGGTGGAGGCGCTGTTCACGCTGCCGGGCCTGGGGACGATGATCGCCCGGGCGGCACTCAGCGGCGACGTGCCGCTGGTGCAGGGCGGGGTGCTGGTGATCGCGGTGCTCTACGTGCTGTCGAACGCGGTGGTCGACACGGCCTACGCGTGGCTCGACCCGCGGGTGCGAAGGGCGCGGGCATGACGGTCGCGACCCCGCTCGCGGAGGTCCCGTCGTGGGTGCGGGGCGCGGTGCCGGCCGCGGCGGGGCTGGTGGCCGTGGTCGCCGGGACGGCGGGCCTGTCCTCGGGCGGGGCGATGTGGCTGCGGGTGGTGCTGACGCTGGCCGGCGCCGGTGTCCTGTACCGCGCCTACCGGGCGCTCGCGGCGTGGGCGAAGGGGCCGGAGTGGCCGGCGGCGTACTGGGCGGCGGTCACCTGGCTGGGGCTCATCGGGGTGGGCGCGCTGGTGGCGCCGCTGCTGCCGCTGGGCGAGGAGTCGAACGCGTCCCGCACGCTCGACGTCGTCCCGCTCCTGCGGCCCGACCTGGGCCGGACGTTCCCGCTGGGCACCAACGCCTACGGGCTCGACCTGCTCGCCCGGGTGCTGGAGGGCGCCCGCGTCTCGCTGGTGGTGTCGCTCGGGGGCGTGGCGATCGGGATCGTCGTCGGCGGCACGATCGGGCTGGTCACCGGCTACCTGCGGGGACCGGTCGACAGCGCGGTGCGGGTGGTGGCCGACACCGTGCTGGCCTTCCCGCCGCTGATCCTCCTGCTGGCGGTGGCGTCGGTGGCGCCCCGGACGTCGCTCACGTTCGTGCTGGCGTTCGGGTTCCTGCTGGTGCCCATCAACATCCGGCTGGCGCGGGGCAACACGCTGGCCGTGGTGCAGCGGGAGTTCGTGCTGTCGGCCGAGTCGCTGGGGGCGTCGCCGCGGCGGATCGTCTTCCGGGAGCTGCTGCCCAACGTGGTGCTGCCGTCGGTGTCGTACGGGCTGGTGCTGGTGCCGCTGATGATCGTGACCGAGGCGGCCCTGAGCTTCCTGGGGCTGGGCATCCCGCCGCCCCGGCCGTCGTGGGGGAACATGATCGCCGAGGGCCGGGCGGGGGCGTCGGTCGACAACCCGCACCTGGTGCTGGTCCCCGGGTGCGTGCTGATCCTCACTGTGCTGGCGCTGAACCGGGTGGCCGAGCGCCTGCGTCACGGCGGGCTGGGGGAGCGATGAGCAGCCTGCTGGAGGTCACCGACCTGCGGACCACGTTCCACACGCCCCGGGGCCTGGTGCGGGCGGTCGACGGGGTGTCGCTGTCGCTGGCGGCGGGGGAGACCCTCGGGATCGTGGGCGAGTCGGGGTCGGGCAAGTCGGTGCTGGTCAGGACGCTGATGGGCCTCATCGACGCCGAGCCGAACGCCTCGGTGTCGGGGCAGGTGGGCTTCGACGGGGTCGACCTGCGGGCGCTGCCGCCGGAGGAGCGCCGGCGGTACTGGGGCACCCGGATCGCCATGGTCTTCCAGGACCCGACCACGTCGCTGAACCCGGTGAAGAGCATCAGGCGGCACCTGGTCGAGCACCTGCGGCTGCACCTGAGCCTGGGGCGGAAGGATGCCGTGGCGCGGGCCGCCGAGCTGCTGGGCGAGGTCGGCATCCCCGACCCCCGCCGGGTGCTCGACCGCTACCCGCACGAGCTGTCCGGCGGGCAGTGCCAGCGGGTGTGCATCGCCCTGGCGCTGGCGTGCCGGCCCCAGCTGCTGATCGCCGACGAGCCGACCACCGCGCTCGACGTGACCGTGCAGCAGCAGATCCTCGAGCTGCTCGACGCCGTCACGTCCGACACCGGGATGGCCACGCTGTTCATCACCCACGACCTGGCGCTGGTCAACCGGCACTGCGAGCGGGTAGTGGTCATGTACGGCGGGCGGGTGGCCGAGGCGTCGGACGTGCGGACCCTGCACCGGCGCAGCCGGCACCCGTACACCCGGGCGCTGCTGCGCTCCGCCCCCCGGCTGGAGTCGGCGCCCCACACCCGCCTGCAGGCGATCGCCGGGCGGCCGCCGGACCTCACCTCGGTGGGCGAGGCCTGCGCCTTCGCCCCCCGCTGCGCCCACGCCACCGACTCGTGTGCGGCCGCCCCGCCGCTGGTCGACGTCGGTCCGGCGGAGGCGCCCCACCTGGTGGCGTGCCACCACCCGGTGCTCGACGCCGACGGGGTACCGGCGTGACCGCGCCCCTGCGCGACGCCGAGCCCCTGCTGGTGGCGGAGGGGATCGTGGTGGAGCACGGCGACGGCCGGCGCGGGCCGGTGGTGCAGGCCGTGTCGGGCGTGAGCCTCGACCTGACGGCCGGCGAGACGCTGGGCATCGTCGGCGAGTCCGGCTGCGGCAAGTCGTCGCTGGGCCGGGCGCTGCTGCAGCTGCCCCGCCCGACCGCCGGCAGCGTCCGTCTGGAGGGCGTCGAGCTGACGCAGCTCGACCGCCGGAGCCTCCGGGCCGTCCGCTCCCGGCTGCAGATGATCTTCCAGGACCCGCTGTCGTCGCTGAACCCCCGGCGACGCGCCCACGAGCTGGTCAGCGAGCCGATCGCCATCGCCGCGGGCCGGGTGCGTCCCACCGACCGCGACCGGGTGCGCGTCACGTTCGAGGCCGTGGGCCTCGACCCCGACCAGGTGTGGGACCGCCACCCGTCCGAGCTGTCGGGCGGCCAGTGCCAGCGCCTCTGCATCGCCCGCGCCCTGGTCGCCGGCCCGGCGGTGCTGGTGTGCGACGAGCCGGTCTCCGCGCTCGACGTGTCGGTCCAGGCTCAGATCCTCAACCTGCTGGAGGACGTGAAGGCCGCCAACGGCCTCAGCATGCTGTTCGTGGCGCACGACCTGGCCGTGGTCAAGAACGTCAGCGACCGTGTGATGGTGATGTACCTGGGCAAGGTGTGCGAGGTCGCCCCGGCGGAGGACCTGTTCCGCCGCCCGCTGCACCCCTACACCGACGTGCTCATCGCCTCCATCCCCGACCCCGATCCGGACGCCCCCGGCCGCTCGCTCGGCGTGCGGGGCGAGCCGCCGTCGCCGGTCGACCCGCCGTCGGGGTGCCGGTTCCGCACCCGCTGCCCCCGGGCCGACGAGCGCTGCGCCGCCGAGGTGCCCGAGCTGGTCGAGCGAGAACCGGACCACTGGGTCGCCTGCCACCATCCGAGCGACGTGAGCGTCGCCGTCGCCACTGCTTCGAGGAACGGACGATGACCCCACTGCACGTGTACGTCACCTACCCGCCCGAGCCCGACCTCCCGGCGTTGCACGACCGGCTGGGTGACCTTGCCGGCGCCGTGGAGCTGCGGGCCGGGTCGGGCTACCTCGACCCCGACGCCGTGCGGACGCGCAAGCGGGGCGGCACGTTCGTCGGCGGCGACGGGTCCGGCGAGCCTCCGCTCAGCGACGAGGACGTCGCCGCGTACGCCTGGGCCGACGTGATCGTCGCCCTCGACGTCCCCTGGCGCCTGGCGGAGCTGACGCCGCGGCTGCGGTGGATCCAGACGATCGGCGCCGGCGTCGGCCAGTACCGGGAGGAGCAGCTGGCCGAGCGGGGGGTGGTGCTCTCGATGGCGGCGGGGGTGGGCGCGCCACCGATCGCCGAGTTCGTGATCGGGCGGCTGCTGGAGCACTACAAGCGCTTCCGGGAGCTGGCGGCGCTGCAGCGGGAGCACCGCTGGGCGTACACGCCCGGGGGGAACCTGGGCGGCCGGACGATGGTGATCGTGGGCCTCGGGGCGATCGGCCGGGAGGTGGCGGTGCGGGCCCGGGCCTTCGGGGTGCGGACGGTCGGCGTCCGGCGGTCGTACGAGCCGGGGATGACGTCGCCGCTGGTCGACGAGCTGTGCGGGCCCGACGGGCTCGACGACGTGCTGCCGACCGCCGACATCGTGGTGCTGTCGGCGCCCGAGACGGCCGAGACCCGGGGCCTGTTCGACGCCGCCCGGTTCGCCCGGATGAAGCCGGGCGCGGTGCTGTGCAACGTCGCCCGCGGGTCGCTGGTGGACCAGGCGGCGCTGCTCGAGGCCCTGGCGAGCGGGCAGCTGGCGGCGGCGCTGCTCGACGTGGTGGAGCCCGAGCCGCTGCCGCCCGACGACCCGCTGTGGGACGCGGCGGGCGTCGTCCTGTCACCCCACACGTCGACGTCGACCGAGGGCTACAACGACCGCCTGTTCGACCTGGTCGCCGCCAACATCCGCCGGTACCTCCGGGACGAACCGCTGGCCAACCTCGTCGACCTGACCGGGGTGGGCGTCCGGTGAGCCCGTCGCAGCCGGTGATCGTGGTGGTCGGCGCCCAGACGCACCTCGGCGGCCGGGTCGCCGGGTGCCTGGCGGCCCGTGGCGCCGCGGTCGTCGCGGTGTCCGGGGTCGAGGCGGGGCCGGGCCCGCTGGTGACGGCCATCGTGGAGGGTGCCGCCGGCCGTCGGGTCGCGGCGGTCGTCCACGCCGAGGTCGACGAGGCCCTGTGCGCGCCCCGGCCCCTGGTGGAGACCACGGCCGAAGACTGGCGCGAGCGCTGCGCCCGGCCGGTCGCCTCGGCGCTGTGGACCGCCAACGCCGCCTACACCGTGCTGACCGGCGAGGGGCGGGGCGGCACGGTCGGGTTCGTGTGCCCGTCGGTGGGGCTGACCGGGGCCACCGGCCACGTCGCCCTGGCGTCGGCGGCCGAGTCCGTGCGCCTGCTGGCCAAGTCGGCGGCCCGACGCTGGGGTCGTCACCGCATCACCGTGAACGCCTTCGCCCCGCCGCTCGCCGCCTGCCTGCCGGGCCCGGCGACGCAGACCGCCGAGGTGAACGCCACGGCCTTCCCCGACGTCGACGCCGCCGACGAGATCGCCGCGCTCGTCACGACGCTCGCCGCCCCCGACGCCCCCCACCTCACCGGCGCCACCCTGGGAACCGACGGCGGGGAGCTGATGCTCCCGTGACCGGGCGGCTGGCCGGGAGGGTGGTGCTCGTGACCGGAGCCGGGTCCGGCATCGGTCGGGGCGTCGCGCTCGCGGCTGCGGATGCCCGGGCCTCCGTGGCGCTGGCCGTCCGCCGGCCCGAGGCGGCCGCCGACGTCGCCGCCGAGATCGACCGCCGCGGTCCGACTCCGGCGCTGGTGGCGGGCTGCGACCTCACCAGCGCCGGGGCGGCCGCGGCGGCCGTTGCCGCGACCGTCGAGCGGTTCGGGCGGCTCGACGCCGTCGTCCACAGCGCCGCCAGCAACTCGTCCAGCCAACCCGTCGAGCTGGAGACGGCCGACCTCGGGCTGTGGGACGAGCAGCGCACGATCGCCCTCGACGCCGCCGCCGAGCTGGCCCGGGCCGCCCACCGGCACCTGCGCGCCACCCGCGGCGCCGTGCTGCTGATGACCTCGCCCGCCGGCATCGCCGGCAGCGACCGCCTGCCCTTCTACGCCATGGCGAAGGGCGGCCAGCGCGGCTTCGTCAAGGCCCTGGCCCACGAGTGGGGCCCCGACGGCATCCGGGTGAACGCCCTGGCCCCGCTGGCGCTGTCGCCGGCGCTGGAGTCGGCCTTCGCCGCCGAGCCCGCCCTGGAGCCGGCGCTCACCGGGCGCATCGCCCTCGGCCGCCTGGGCGACGCCGAGCTCGACGTCGCCCCCGCCGCCGTGTTCCTGTGCAGCGACGACGCCCGCTACGTGACGGGCCAGACCCTGGTGGTGAGCGGTGGACGCTACACAGCCCTCTGACCCCGCCCCCCACCGAAACTTCGACAGGAATGGTCGCTATGGCGCCGCTGGTGTCGAAGTTTCGTGGTGGTCGTCGCGCCCCGGCCGTCCGGTCGGCGGTTCAGCGACCGGTCCAGCGGGGCGGGCGCTTCTCGACGAACGCCCGCGGGCCCTCGCGGGCGTCGGGGCCGGCGGCGACGGTGGCGGCCACCGGGCGCAGCGCGGCGTAGGAGTCGTCCAGGTCGCGGCGAACCTGGCGGTGCACCGTGGCCTTGATGGCGGCGACGGCGGCGGGGGAGCAGCGCCCGATCTCGTCGGCCAGCTCGCGGGCCCGGTCGAGCAGCCCGTCGGGCGCCACCAGCTCCTGCACGAGGCCGCTGCGCAGGGCCCGCGCCGCGTCGATGCGGCTGCCGGTGAGCTGCAGGTAGAGCGCCTCACCGGGCGGCACCAGCCGGGCCAGCATGTGCAGGCCGAACCCGGCGAGCGACCCGGTGCGGGGTTCGGGCAGCCCGAAGGTCGACCGGGGCGTGGCGATGCGGATGTCGGCCTGCAGCGCCCACTCCAGGCCGCCGCCCAGGCAGTAGCCGTCGATCGCGGCGATCACGGGCTTGCGGAGCAGAGGCGGCGGCTCGTCCTCGGTGACGATCACGGGCTCGTCGTCGCCCTTGGCGGCCGAGACCCGCAGGTCGGATCCCACGCAGAACGCCCGGCCGCCGGCACCGGTGAGGATGGCGACGCGCCGCTCGTCGTCGGCGTCGAAGCGGTCGAGCGCCGCCCGCAGCTCGCGGTAGCCGTCGGGGGTGAGGGCGTTGAGCACCTCGGGCCGGTCGATGGTGACCAGCGCCGTCGGCCCCTCGACCGCGTAGGTGATGCCGTGCACGGGTCCTCCTTCCGAACTGCGTTCCCGGATCAGTACACAGTGTTCTGGGCGGGAGAGTCAACGGCGGTGGCCGGTGGCTGACCTCCTGGTGCGCGACCTGTTCCGCAACGCCGCGGCGGCGGTGCCCGACCGCGTGGCCGCGGTCCACGACGGCGCCGGGCTCACGTTCGGCGAGCTGCACCGGCGGGGCCGGGCGGTGGCGGTGGCCCTGGCCCGGCGGGGCGTGCGCCGGGGCGACCGAGTGGTCGTCTGGGCCGGCACCACGCTCGACCAGCTGCCGGTGTTCGTGGCCCTGGCCGAGCTGGGCGCCGTCTACGCCCCGGTCAGCGGCCTGTTCACCGTCGACGAGGCCGAGCCGCTGGCGGCCCCGCTCCGCCCCGCGCTGCTCCTGGTCGACGGCCCACGGGCGGCCGACGCCCCGGCTCTCGCCGCCCGCCTCGACGCCCCCTTCGCCGCGGTGGGGAGCGACCTGGCACCGGACGACGCCGACAGCGCTGCGTTCGTGGCGCCGGAGCTGAGCGAGGACGACACCCACGCCGTGTTCTTCACCAGCGGGAGCACCGGGCGGTCGAAGGGCGTCGTGCTGTCGCACCGGGTGAGCTGGCTGCGCTCGCACCCGGGCGCCCTGGTCGAGCCCCGCGGCCCGTTCGTCTGCCCCTACCCGATGTTCCACATGGCCGTCTGGACCCAGGCCCTGCAGCAGTGGCACGCCCGGGGGACGATCGTCTTCACCACCGGCGACGCCGCCGACATCTGCGCCGCGGTCACCGAGCACCGGGCCGAGCGCATCAACGCCATCCCGGGCGTGTGGCGCCGGATCGTCGCCCACATGGCGTCCCTGGATCCCGGGGTCGACCACGACCTGGGCAGCCTCCGCTTCGCCGACACCGGTACGTCGGCCACGCCGCCCGACCTGCTGGCGGCGCTGCGGAAGCTCCTGCCGCAGGCCCAGATCCGGGTGTTCTACGGCTCCACCGAGACCGGCGCCGCCACGATGCTGGCCGACGCCGACCTCGAGCGGAAGCCCGGCAGCGCCGGCGCCGTGGCCCCGTTCACCGAGATCCGTCTCTCGGCAGAGGGGGAGCTGCAGGTGCGGGGCCCGCAGGTGTTCGACGGCTACCACGACGACCCGGCCGCCAACGCCGAGGCCTTCACCGGCGACGGCTGGTACCGCAGCGGCGACCTGGCCGAGCTGGACGACGAGGGCTTCGTCACCATCGTGGGCCGCACCGGCGACCTGATCCGCACCGGCGGCGAGGCCGTGGTGCCGGGCGAGGTCGAGGCGGTGGTCGTCGAGCACCCGGCCGTGGGCGAGGTGGCGGTGGTGGGCCTGCCCGACCCGAGCTGGGGGCAGCTGGTGTGCGCGGTGGTCGTGCCTGCCGCGGGTCACGAGGCGCCGACGGTCGACGAGCTGGCGGGATGGAGCCACGACCGGCTGGCTCGCTTCAAGCGACCCCGCCGGGTGGTGGCGGCCGACGCCCTGCCCCGCACCCCGTCGACCGGCCAGGTGCAGCGCCGCCGGCTCGCCGCCCTGATCGCCGCCGCCGACACGTCGATGAGGGGAAACAACGTTCTGAACATTACAATTGCGGTTTCGGACGACGCAGGCGAGGGAGGGCCGCCGTGGAGCGCCAGCTGATGATGACGGGGATCGGCGGTCAGGGCGTCCAGCTCGCCGCCCGCGTCGTCACCTTGGCGGCGCTGGCCGAGGGCCGGCACGTCCAGCTGTTCGGCAGCTACGGCGGCATGATGCGCGGCGGCGACACCGGCGCCACCATCGTCGTCGGCGACGGGCCGGTCGAGTCGCCCCCGACGATCGCCGCCACCTGGTCGGCCATCGTCATGCACCACGACTACTGGGAGCCCACCCAGCGGCGCCTCCGCCCCGGCAGCGTCGTGCTGCTCAACTCCACCGTGTTCGACAAGCCCGTCGACTGGTCCGGCCTGCACCTGGTCGAGGTGCCCGCCACCGAGCTGGCCGGCACCGTCGGATCGGTGATGGCGGCGTCGATGGTCATGATCGGCGCCTACGCCGCGGCCACCCGGCTGGTCCACCTCGAGGGCCTGGTCACCGGCATCGGCGAGGCCCTCCCCGAGTACCGCCGGCAGCACCGCGAGCTCAACGAGCGCGCCGTGCGGGCCGGCTACGAGCTGGTCGCCGCCCCGGTCGCCGAGGCCTGGCCCGCCCCGGAGACGGTGACGTGAGCGCGGGTGCGGGTGCAGGCGACAAGGTGCTCGTCCGGGGCACGGTCGTGATCGACACCGAGCTGTGCAAGGGCTGCGACCTCTGCATCGACGCCTGCCCACCCCGCGTGCTGGTGATGACCGAGGGCGGGGTGGTCAACGGCCGCGGCTACGCCTACCCGCAGCTGCTCCCGGGCTGCACCGGCTGCCGGGCCTGCTCGCAGATCTGCCCTGACTTCGTCTTCCAGGTCTACAAGTACGCAACTCCGATCGAGCTGGAGGTCGGCCCGTGAACGCCCCCGCCCCCACCCATCGCCTGCTGGAGGGGTGCGAGGCGATCGCCGAGGCGATGGTCGTCGCCGGCTGCCGCTTCTTCGCCGGCTACCCCATGACGCCGTTCACCGAGGTGCTCGAGCACATGAGCCGCAAGCTGCCCGAGGTCGGCGGCGTGTGCATGAACGCCGAGAGCGAGATCGAGGCCGTGGGCATGGCCTGGGGCGCAGCCGCCGGCGGCGTCCGGGCAGCCACCGGGTCGACCGGCCAGGGACTGTCGCTCATGCAGGAGTCGCTCGCCGAGCTGACGATGGCCCGCCTGCCCCTGGTGGTGCTCAACATGGCCCGGGCCCAGGGCGACTACTTCCAGGCCACCCGGGGCGGCGGCCACGGCGACTACCGCCACATCGTGGTCGCCCCCGCCGACGTGCCCGAGGCCGTGCAGCTCATGCAGCTCGCCTTCCACCTCGCCGAGGTGTGGCGCAACCCGGTGCTGTTCTTCGGCGACTACTACCTGGCCCACACCACCCAGTCAGTCGACGTGGCGCCGGTCGACTTCGGCCCCGAGCCCGCCCGCGACTGGGCGCTCGACGGGTCGTCGGGGGGCAGCGGCCACGCCCGCCTCCTGTCGCCGCTGGGCGACCACAAGCAGCGCGACGACGTCGGCTACGACCTGTCGACCTACTTCACCCGGGTCGCCGCCGCGGTGGGCACGATGGCCGCGACCGTCGAGCCGCTGGTCGAGGTGGAGGCGTGCGACGACGCCGAGGTCGTGGTGGCGGCGTTCGGCAGCCCCGCCCGCTACGTGAAGGCCGCCGCCCGGGACCTGCGGGCCGAGGGGCACCGGGTGGGGTTCGTGCGGCCGATCACGCTGTTCCCGTTCCCGTCGGCGGTCGTGGCCGCGGCGGCCGAGGGCGCCCGGGCGGTCGCCGTGTACGAGAACAACCAGGGCCAGATGATCGACGACGTGCGGCTCGCCGTGCTGGGCCGGGCGCCCGTGCAGTTCATCGGCGGGCTGAGCCTCGACGGGTCGGGCTTCGGCATCGCCCCCGACCTCGACGTCGACGTCATGCGGGCCCGCATCGAAGACGTCCTGGCCTGAGGAGCTGCCGTGTCAACGTCGCCCCCGTCCCATCCCGAGCTGCGGATCGTCCCCACCGACGCCCCGCCCGACATCCCGGCCCGCCTGGTCGACGACTTCACGCCCCGGCTCATCGACGTCGGCGAGCACCACCTGTGCCCCGGCTGCGGCGAGCCGGTGGCCATGCGCACGATCCTGGAGGCGGTCGAGGAGGTCGACGCCGTCCAACGGGCCGTCGCCGTGTTCGGGGTGGGGTGCTACACGGCGTTCTCGAACAACCTCGACGTCGAGGTGCTGCAGGCGCTCCATGGGCGGGCGCCGTCGGTGGCGACCGGGCTCAACCGGGTGCGGCCCGAGGTACTGATCTTCACCATCCAGGGCGACGGCGACCTGGCCAACGAGGGCCTCCAGGAGGCGATCCACGCCGCCGCCCGGGGCGAGCGCATCACCCTGTTCATGCTCAACAACGGGGTGTTCGGCGAGACCGGCGGGCACATGACCACCACGACCGTGCTGGGTCAGCGGACCAAGACGTCGGTGGGCGGGCGTGACGCCGAGCTGCACGGGCGGCCGCTGCAGGTGGCGGAGCTGCTGGCGGGGATCGACGGGTCGGCTTTCGTCGCCCGGGGGGCGGTGAACAACGCCGGCAACGTCGCCCGGACCAAGCGGATGGTGCTCCGGGCGTTCGAGACCCAGCTGTCGGGGGCGGGCTTCTCGTTCGTGGAGATCCTCACGATGT from Acidimicrobiales bacterium includes these protein-coding regions:
- a CDS encoding ABC transporter permease encodes the protein MTVATPLAEVPSWVRGAVPAAAGLVAVVAGTAGLSSGGAMWLRVVLTLAGAGVLYRAYRALAAWAKGPEWPAAYWAAVTWLGLIGVGALVAPLLPLGEESNASRTLDVVPLLRPDLGRTFPLGTNAYGLDLLARVLEGARVSLVVSLGGVAIGIVVGGTIGLVTGYLRGPVDSAVRVVADTVLAFPPLILLLAVASVAPRTSLTFVLAFGFLLVPINIRLARGNTLAVVQREFVLSAESLGASPRRIVFRELLPNVVLPSVSYGLVLVPLMIVTEAALSFLGLGIPPPRPSWGNMIAEGRAGASVDNPHLVLVPGCVLILTVLALNRVAERLRHGGLGER
- a CDS encoding 4Fe-4S binding protein; the protein is MSAGAGAGDKVLVRGTVVIDTELCKGCDLCIDACPPRVLVMTEGGVVNGRGYAYPQLLPGCTGCRACSQICPDFVFQVYKYATPIELEVGP
- a CDS encoding oligopeptide/dipeptide ABC transporter ATP-binding protein; amino-acid sequence: MTAPLRDAEPLLVAEGIVVEHGDGRRGPVVQAVSGVSLDLTAGETLGIVGESGCGKSSLGRALLQLPRPTAGSVRLEGVELTQLDRRSLRAVRSRLQMIFQDPLSSLNPRRRAHELVSEPIAIAAGRVRPTDRDRVRVTFEAVGLDPDQVWDRHPSELSGGQCQRLCIARALVAGPAVLVCDEPVSALDVSVQAQILNLLEDVKAANGLSMLFVAHDLAVVKNVSDRVMVMYLGKVCEVAPAEDLFRRPLHPYTDVLIASIPDPDPDAPGRSLGVRGEPPSPVDPPSGCRFRTRCPRADERCAAEVPELVEREPDHWVACHHPSDVSVAVATASRNGR
- a CDS encoding SDR family oxidoreductase gives rise to the protein MTGAGSGIGRGVALAAADARASVALAVRRPEAAADVAAEIDRRGPTPALVAGCDLTSAGAAAAAVAATVERFGRLDAVVHSAASNSSSQPVELETADLGLWDEQRTIALDAAAELARAAHRHLRATRGAVLLMTSPAGIAGSDRLPFYAMAKGGQRGFVKALAHEWGPDGIRVNALAPLALSPALESAFAAEPALEPALTGRIALGRLGDAELDVAPAAVFLCSDDARYVTGQTLVVSGGRYTAL
- a CDS encoding thiamine pyrophosphate-dependent enzyme; this encodes MSTSPPSHPELRIVPTDAPPDIPARLVDDFTPRLIDVGEHHLCPGCGEPVAMRTILEAVEEVDAVQRAVAVFGVGCYTAFSNNLDVEVLQALHGRAPSVATGLNRVRPEVLIFTIQGDGDLANEGLQEAIHAAARGERITLFMLNNGVFGETGGHMTTTTVLGQRTKTSVGGRDAELHGRPLQVAELLAGIDGSAFVARGAVNNAGNVARTKRMVLRAFETQLSGAGFSFVEILTMCPTGWFVETEEAPDYIDDQLSPVHPLGILKEA
- a CDS encoding SDR family oxidoreductase: MSPSQPVIVVVGAQTHLGGRVAGCLAARGAAVVAVSGVEAGPGPLVTAIVEGAAGRRVAAVVHAEVDEALCAPRPLVETTAEDWRERCARPVASALWTANAAYTVLTGEGRGGTVGFVCPSVGLTGATGHVALASAAESVRLLAKSAARRWGRHRITVNAFAPPLAACLPGPATQTAEVNATAFPDVDAADEIAALVTTLAAPDAPHLTGATLGTDGGELMLP
- a CDS encoding D-2-hydroxyacid dehydrogenase; the protein is MTPLHVYVTYPPEPDLPALHDRLGDLAGAVELRAGSGYLDPDAVRTRKRGGTFVGGDGSGEPPLSDEDVAAYAWADVIVALDVPWRLAELTPRLRWIQTIGAGVGQYREEQLAERGVVLSMAAGVGAPPIAEFVIGRLLEHYKRFRELAALQREHRWAYTPGGNLGGRTMVIVGLGAIGREVAVRARAFGVRTVGVRRSYEPGMTSPLVDELCGPDGLDDVLPTADIVVLSAPETAETRGLFDAARFARMKPGAVLCNVARGSLVDQAALLEALASGQLAAALLDVVEPEPLPPDDPLWDAAGVVLSPHTSTSTEGYNDRLFDLVAANIRRYLRDEPLANLVDLTGVGVR
- a CDS encoding ABC transporter permease: MGRHPVVRRLVELLAVLLLSSFATFMLTSLTPGDPTVAILGKDRPQEQYDELRHELGLDRPVLEGYANWLGDAVHGDLGTSLGPGRPEVVDRVLAGLPVSLQLAAMALALALLVAVPLALWSAAHPAGRVDRAATAASYASISTPPFLAALVLVLLFVQTWELFPRLEWVRITSDEGIVENLRHAALPTVAVAMTIFPGFFRVLRSDLLDTLSQDFIAAARARGRSPWRVLLGDALRPSAFSIITLVGVQMGQLVGAAVVVEALFTLPGLGTMIARAALSGDVPLVQGGVLVIAVLYVLSNAVVDTAYAWLDPRVRRARA
- a CDS encoding ABC transporter ATP-binding protein → MSSLLEVTDLRTTFHTPRGLVRAVDGVSLSLAAGETLGIVGESGSGKSVLVRTLMGLIDAEPNASVSGQVGFDGVDLRALPPEERRRYWGTRIAMVFQDPTTSLNPVKSIRRHLVEHLRLHLSLGRKDAVARAAELLGEVGIPDPRRVLDRYPHELSGGQCQRVCIALALACRPQLLIADEPTTALDVTVQQQILELLDAVTSDTGMATLFITHDLALVNRHCERVVVMYGGRVAEASDVRTLHRRSRHPYTRALLRSAPRLESAPHTRLQAIAGRPPDLTSVGEACAFAPRCAHATDSCAAAPPLVDVGPAEAPHLVACHHPVLDADGVPA
- a CDS encoding 2-oxoacid:acceptor oxidoreductase family protein; the encoded protein is MERQLMMTGIGGQGVQLAARVVTLAALAEGRHVQLFGSYGGMMRGGDTGATIVVGDGPVESPPTIAATWSAIVMHHDYWEPTQRRLRPGSVVLLNSTVFDKPVDWSGLHLVEVPATELAGTVGSVMAASMVMIGAYAAATRLVHLEGLVTGIGEALPEYRRQHRELNERAVRAGYELVAAPVAEAWPAPETVT
- a CDS encoding enoyl-CoA hydratase-related protein, with protein sequence MHGITYAVEGPTALVTIDRPEVLNALTPDGYRELRAALDRFDADDERRVAILTGAGGRAFCVGSDLRVSAAKGDDEPVIVTEDEPPPLLRKPVIAAIDGYCLGGGLEWALQADIRIATPRSTFGLPEPRTGSLAGFGLHMLARLVPPGEALYLQLTGSRIDAARALRSGLVQELVAPDGLLDRARELADEIGRCSPAAVAAIKATVHRQVRRDLDDSYAALRPVAATVAAGPDAREGPRAFVEKRPPRWTGR
- a CDS encoding class I adenylate-forming enzyme family protein; this translates as MADLLVRDLFRNAAAAVPDRVAAVHDGAGLTFGELHRRGRAVAVALARRGVRRGDRVVVWAGTTLDQLPVFVALAELGAVYAPVSGLFTVDEAEPLAAPLRPALLLVDGPRAADAPALAARLDAPFAAVGSDLAPDDADSAAFVAPELSEDDTHAVFFTSGSTGRSKGVVLSHRVSWLRSHPGALVEPRGPFVCPYPMFHMAVWTQALQQWHARGTIVFTTGDAADICAAVTEHRAERINAIPGVWRRIVAHMASLDPGVDHDLGSLRFADTGTSATPPDLLAALRKLLPQAQIRVFYGSTETGAATMLADADLERKPGSAGAVAPFTEIRLSAEGELQVRGPQVFDGYHDDPAANAEAFTGDGWYRSGDLAELDDEGFVTIVGRTGDLIRTGGEAVVPGEVEAVVVEHPAVGEVAVVGLPDPSWGQLVCAVVVPAAGHEAPTVDELAGWSHDRLARFKRPRRVVAADALPRTPSTGQVQRRRLAALIAAADTSMRGNNVLNITIAVSDDAGEGGPPWSAS